From a region of the Castanea sativa cultivar Marrone di Chiusa Pesio chromosome 10, ASM4071231v1 genome:
- the LOC142611967 gene encoding uncharacterized protein LOC142611967 → MGKSTTMFDYFKRKNTDNLEAKTDDPALPSASADDVQMSENSNSFHRVLESSCEGNQVLDNERLLLKVTIDVVRFLAFQGLLFDDFTGLISHENFRAFLDLVASFNEKVTEAMNKAPENASYTSPEILREILHVFSNKVRKSIREEIGDAKFCIIVDKAYDVSLNDIIAIVLRFVDKDGFVQERFFGLVHVSNFSALTLKDGIYSVLSHHCLNIQNIRGQGYNRASDMRGEWSGLQALVSNDCPHAYHIHCFVHCLQLALAAASKNVIPVQSFFMKLTSVVNVVGECNEKLKSSYAAEIAHMIDMVELESGRGFDEISTLQWAGDTRRSSHLKSFSSLIKIFSPICEILLNVIDDETSSQRGEADLTYEELISFEFVFVLHLMKEVMEITNSFCQALQCQSQNILNVLHFVSFTKVLIQKFGDDGWDGLLTTVKSFCEACNIDVPDMNARYVRFRGLARHRHQQDYFTIEHHYRVDIFNATIDSIIQELNRRFSEHVVELLRLSSALDPREACESFRIEDILLLVNKFYPQDFTDLEKQQLKVELDHYEHDVVRHLDFKKLSSISELCQWLAKSRKSIDYHLIYRVVILVLTLPVSIATTERAFSAMNIVKTWLVDKVQDDFLADSLILYIEKETAAKFSLESIIDDFQDFKERRVPF, encoded by the coding sequence ATGGGAAAGTCAACTACAATGTTTGattatttcaaaagaaaaaatacagaTAATTTAGAAGCCAAAACTGATGATCCCGCGTTGCCAAGTGCTAGTGCTGATGATGTCCAAATGTCTGAAAATTCCAACTCATTTCATAGAGTTTTGGAGAGCTCTTGTGAGGGTAATCAAGTGCTTGACAATGAGCGGCTGCTATTAAAGGTCACGATTGATGTTGTCAGATTTCTTGCATTCCAAGGTCTTCTGTTTGATGATTTCACTGGTTTAATCAGTCATGAAAATTTCCGTGCATTCTTGGATTTGGTGGCATCATTTAATGAAAAGGTTACTGAAGCGATGAATAAAGCTCCCGAGAATGCGTCTTACACATCACCtgaaatcctaagagaaattttacatgttttttcaAACAAGGTGAGAAAGTCAATTCGTGAAGAAATTGGTGATGCAAAGTTTTGCATAATTGTTGATAAAGCTTATGATGTGTCATTGAATGATATAATTGCCATTGTTTTAAGGTTTGTAGACAAAGACGGCTTTGTGCAAGAACGTTTTTTTGGGTTAGTTCATGTCTCCAACTTTTCGGCATTAACCCTAAAAGATGGGATATATTCTGTTTTGTCTCATCATTGTCTAAATATCCAAAATATTCGAGGACAGGGGTATAACAGAGCAAGTGATATGAGAGGGGAGTGGAGTGGATTACAAGCTTTAGTTTCAAATGATTGTCCACATGCTTACCACATCCATTGTTTTGTACATTGCCTGCAATTAGCGTTAGCGGCAGCATCAAAAAACGTAATCCCTGTTCAAAGTTTTTTCATGAAATTAACTTCTGTTGTCAATGTTGTTGGTGAGTGTAATGAGAAACTAAAGAGTTCTTATGCTGCTGAAATTGCACATATGATTGACATGGTTGAGCTTGAATCTGGAAGGGGATTTGATGAGATCAGCACTTTGCAATGGGCTGGAGATACTCGTCGGAGTTCTCACTTGAAATCATTTTCtagcttgataaaaatattcAGTCCAATATGTGAAATTTTACTTAATGTCATTGATGATGAAACTAGTTCCCAACGAGGAGAGGCAGACTTAACCTATGAGGAATTGATATCATTTGAATTTGTGTTCGTTTTGCATCTAATGAAAGAAGTTATGGAGATCACTAATTCGTTTTGTCAAGCTTTGCAATGCCAGTCtcaaaacattttaaatgtCTTGCATTTTGTTTCATTCACCAAAgtacttatccaaaaatttgGAGATGATGGATGGGATGGCTTACTTACCACTGTGAAATCATTTTGTGAGGCATGCAACATAGATGTCCCAGATATGAATGCTCGTTATGTTCGGTTTCGAGGTCTAGCTCGCCATCGTCATCAACAAGATTACTTTACAATTGAGCATCATTACCGAGTAGATATTTTTAATGCTACAATAGATTCTATAATTCAAGAATTAAATCGTCGGTTTAGTGAGCATGTAGTAGAACTGCTTCGTCTTAGCTCAGCTCTTGATCCTAGAGAAGCATGTGAATCTTTTAGAATCGAAGATATTTTATTGTTGGTAAACAAGTTTTATCCACAAGACTTCACAGACCTAGAAAAGCAACAACTGAAAGTGGAACTTGATCATTATGAGCATGATGTAGTTCGGCATCTGGACTTCAAAAAGCTGTCAAGTATTTCTGAATTGTGCCAATGGTTGGCAAAATCTAGAAAATCAATAGACTACCATCTCATTTATAGAGTGGTTATACTTGTGCTTACTCTTCCAGTTTCTATTGCAACTACGGAGCGAGCATTTTCAGCCATGAATATTGTCAAAACTTGGCTTGTAGACAAAGTGCAAGATGATTTTCTGGCGGACTCTTTGATTTTGTATATAGAGAAGGAGACTGCTGCAAAATTTAGTTTAGAATCAATCATCGATGATTTTCAAGATTTCAAAGAACGTCGAGTTCCATTTTGA